The window CAGCTTATCTCTCGATCCCCAATTCGTGGATTAGGTTTTAACTTTTATACATCTCGTCGCGCAAACAACGAAtcgagataaaaaaaaatggcgATGAGAAGAGTATACAGCGAGATCAAAGGCAAGAAGGTGAAGGAGCTTCCTGCCTATTTCAAATCGTCGTTTTCAACGCAGTCCGTGAAGACGTATGTGAAGAAAGGTCTCGATAACTACAACGACAAGTACATCCAGACCAGCTCCGTCCAGCCTCTCCTCCATATCTGCTTCGGAGGCATGGCCTTCTCTTACCTCGTCGCTCTCCCCAACGAGCGTCGCCACCTCGAGCACCAGCAGCATGCCAAGGAGCACGGTGGCCATTGATCTCCAGGTCTGTTTGATTAATTGCATAATCGTTTATACATCTTTTGTGATTTGTATCTGTGAAATAATAGATTTTTAGAGTcaaagttgatttttttttttaattataagaaaatgatTCAGTTAATTGGTTTGATTATAAAGGATCCATCTTTCGTTCTTTGTATGTAGTTTATCTgttgaaatatttaattttttttcttattatttatcTGATTTCATTTGATTTGGATGTGTAATGTTTAGTTTTTATGATCAATTTAGGTTCTTGGGCAGTTCTGTAATGACTAACATCACATTGATCTCTTTTTGTCGTTTTGTGTTTGATGGTTGGATGTGAAGTGATACTATGATGGTCTGGTTCTTTTATTCACGTCTTGATATTATCCTTGTAACAGTTTACTCTTGCTTCTGTTTATGAATGCAGATGTTGGTTTCTGCGATGTTGGTGACTGAGCATTGCAcgtcttgttttttttcttcttgattcTCCTGGATTGATATTATTGTTGATCTAAAggaaaacctttttttttttttttttttcaaaactgatGGTTGATATTGATGAATAATGAAACTGTTGTTTTCTTTTGATCGTAATAAGCTGTGGATTCGGCATTTTGTTTTGTCTTATTTAAGTGTTTCAGTTTGATCTATTTGATACTTGTATCAAAGTAGAACATAATGTATAATCGATTATATCACCATCTATCTGAGAAATATCAGAACCCGTTGAAACTTATAAGTTCTGAGATAACATTTTTCGTTGAAAACTTGAAATCTCGACTGTTCTCTGCCCACA of the Brassica rapa cultivar Chiifu-401-42 chromosome A03, CAAS_Brap_v3.01, whole genome shotgun sequence genome contains:
- the LOC103861920 gene encoding uncharacterized protein LOC103861920 is translated as MAMRRVYSEIKGKKVKELPAYFKSSFSTQSVKTYVKKGLDNYNDKYIQTSSVQPLLHICFGGMAFSYLVALPNERRHLEHQQHAKEHGGH